A portion of the Celeribacter baekdonensis genome contains these proteins:
- a CDS encoding inorganic phosphate transporter has product MSDQDGKQWTTLDKDLNRISQLEHATLYIGRPMVGLGVALAFIIVAGLGAAVVFGGQPGSALVIAAAALGAYMAINIGANDVANNMGPAVGANALTMGGAIVIAALCESAGALLAGGDVVSTISKGIIDPSAMANTQVFIWAMLAALLSSALWVNLATWIGAPVSTTHAVVGGVMGAGITAAGFASVNWASMGLIAASWVISPLLGGVIAAGFLWFIKAQIMYQDDKIAAARRWVPVLIGIMMGSFATYLAVKGLKKLIHLDLITALLIGVAIGALSYVISAPLVRRQSQGLENRNKSLKALFALPLVISAALLSFAHGANDVANAVGPLAAIVHANAFGEFAGKVNIPHWVMVIGALGISFGLVLFGPKLIKMVGSQITKLNPMRAFCVALSAAITVIVASWLGLPVSSTHIAVGAVFGVGFFREWYHEKRLRETVVKKTVRVADEERRRRKLVRRSHFMTIVAAWIITVPASAVLSAVVFWLLSHFTS; this is encoded by the coding sequence ATGAGTGACCAAGACGGCAAACAATGGACCACACTGGACAAAGACCTCAACCGCATCAGCCAGCTTGAACATGCGACGCTGTACATCGGGCGACCGATGGTGGGCTTGGGTGTGGCGCTGGCCTTTATCATCGTAGCCGGGCTTGGCGCGGCGGTGGTGTTTGGCGGCCAACCCGGGTCGGCCTTGGTGATCGCTGCGGCGGCTTTGGGCGCCTATATGGCGATCAATATTGGCGCCAATGACGTGGCCAACAACATGGGGCCTGCGGTGGGGGCAAACGCGCTGACCATGGGCGGTGCGATTGTGATTGCCGCGCTCTGTGAAAGTGCGGGCGCTTTGTTGGCTGGCGGCGATGTGGTTTCGACAATCTCAAAGGGGATCATCGACCCCTCTGCCATGGCAAACACCCAAGTGTTCATCTGGGCCATGCTCGCAGCGCTGTTGTCCTCGGCCCTTTGGGTCAATTTGGCGACTTGGATTGGTGCGCCAGTCTCCACCACCCACGCCGTTGTCGGCGGGGTCATGGGCGCGGGGATCACAGCGGCGGGCTTTGCTTCGGTCAACTGGGCCTCAATGGGATTGATCGCCGCCTCTTGGGTGATTTCACCACTGTTGGGCGGCGTGATTGCCGCTGGATTCTTGTGGTTCATCAAAGCGCAGATCATGTACCAAGACGACAAAATCGCCGCGGCCCGTCGTTGGGTTCCGGTGTTGATCGGCATCATGATGGGGTCGTTTGCAACCTATTTGGCGGTCAAAGGCCTTAAGAAACTGATCCATCTCGACCTCATAACTGCGCTCTTGATTGGCGTGGCGATTGGCGCGCTGTCCTATGTAATTTCTGCGCCTTTGGTGCGTCGTCAGTCGCAAGGACTTGAGAATCGCAACAAATCTCTGAAAGCCCTGTTTGCACTGCCTTTGGTGATCTCCGCCGCGCTTTTGTCCTTTGCCCATGGCGCCAATGATGTGGCCAATGCGGTCGGCCCGCTGGCGGCGATCGTGCACGCCAACGCCTTTGGCGAATTCGCGGGCAAGGTCAATATTCCCCATTGGGTGATGGTGATCGGCGCACTTGGGATTTCGTTTGGTTTGGTCCTGTTTGGGCCGAAACTGATCAAAATGGTTGGCTCCCAGATCACCAAACTCAACCCGATGCGCGCCTTTTGCGTCGCGCTCTCGGCCGCGATCACGGTGATTGTCGCAAGTTGGCTGGGCCTGCCGGTGTCCTCAACCCATATTGCCGTAGGTGCGGTGTTTGGCGTTGGATTTTTCCGCGAATGGTATCACGAAAAGCGCCTGCGCGAGACCGTGGTCAAAAAGACCGTGCGCGTGGCGGATGAAGAACGTCGACGGCGCAAACTGGTGCGGCGCAGCCATTTCATGACCATCGTCGCGGCTTGGATCATCACCGTGCCTGCCTCGGCGGTCCTCTCTGCCGTGGTGTTTTGGCTCCTGTCGCATTTCACAAGCTGA
- a CDS encoding NUDIX hydrolase, protein MVMLFKSALTGVLDPLLRRPDRVQAAALCWRKGKKGKEVLLITSRDTGRWIIPKGWPIEGLDGAGTAAQEAWEEAGVKPGKIKRQPLGLYHYVKRLSNGAPAPIEASVYPIEVARLADKFPECHERKRSWMSPEQAAMLVDEPELQDLLRAF, encoded by the coding sequence ATGGTTATGCTTTTCAAATCCGCCCTGACGGGGGTGCTCGACCCCCTTTTGCGCCGCCCGGACCGGGTACAGGCGGCGGCTTTGTGTTGGCGCAAGGGTAAGAAAGGCAAAGAAGTGCTTTTGATCACCTCACGTGACACCGGCCGTTGGATCATTCCCAAAGGCTGGCCGATTGAGGGGTTGGATGGCGCGGGCACAGCAGCCCAAGAAGCCTGGGAAGAGGCCGGGGTCAAACCCGGCAAGATCAAGCGTCAGCCGCTTGGCCTCTACCACTATGTCAAACGCCTCTCCAACGGGGCCCCCGCCCCGATTGAGGCCTCGGTCTACCCGATCGAAGTGGCGCGTTTGGCGGATAAATTCCCCGAATGCCATGAACGCAAACGCAGCTGGATGTCGCCCGAACAGGCGGCCATGTTGGTGGACGAACCCGAACTTCAGGACTTGTTGCGGGCGTTTTGA
- the gndA gene encoding NADP-dependent phosphogluconate dehydrogenase, which produces MSHARIGLVGLGVMGANLSLNIADHGFPIAVYNRTGSVTDAFVASAGALTERLVPAQTYEDFVAALSKPRAIVIMVKAGGPVDAVIEDLVPLLDEGDMIIDAGNANFHDTRRREAALREKGLNFIGMGVSGGEEGARHGPSIMVGGNKVSYEVIRDIIEAIAAKHDGQPCAAHFGPDGAGHFVKTVHNGIEYADMQMIAEVYGLLRDGAGRRPPEIGALFEAWDKGPLKSYLVEISGKVLQTADPKTGQPMVDVIVDTAGQKGTGRWTAIEAITLGQSPSTIEAAVAARSWSSEKATREAGQALFGSDVVETMPMPSDAELEKALLAAKLIAYDQGFKILIAASATYDWGIDLAASAEVWREGCIIRSALLDDMAQAIREGLPHDQLIFAPTFADMIREGAPALRRVVAYAALKGLPIPAFANALAYFDTMRQGRGTTDLVQAQRDFFGAHGFERTDGGTGQHGPWAGTVSHS; this is translated from the coding sequence ATGTCACACGCACGTATCGGCCTCGTCGGCCTTGGCGTCATGGGCGCAAACCTGTCGCTCAACATCGCCGATCACGGCTTTCCCATCGCTGTCTATAATCGCACGGGATCGGTCACCGACGCGTTTGTGGCCTCGGCGGGGGCTTTGACCGAGCGGCTTGTGCCAGCGCAGACCTATGAGGATTTCGTTGCCGCGCTGTCCAAACCCCGCGCGATTGTCATCATGGTCAAGGCGGGCGGGCCTGTGGATGCGGTGATCGAAGATCTGGTGCCGCTGCTTGATGAGGGCGATATGATCATTGATGCGGGCAATGCCAATTTTCACGACACCCGCCGCCGCGAGGCGGCTTTGCGCGAAAAAGGGCTGAACTTTATTGGCATGGGGGTGTCGGGCGGCGAAGAGGGCGCGCGCCACGGGCCGTCGATCATGGTTGGCGGTAACAAAGTCTCCTATGAGGTCATTCGCGACATCATCGAAGCGATTGCCGCCAAACATGACGGCCAACCCTGTGCGGCGCATTTCGGCCCGGATGGCGCCGGACATTTCGTCAAAACCGTCCACAACGGCATTGAATACGCCGATATGCAAATGATTGCCGAGGTCTACGGCCTGTTGCGCGATGGGGCAGGGCGCAGGCCGCCCGAGATCGGCGCGCTGTTTGAGGCGTGGGACAAAGGGCCGCTTAAATCTTACCTCGTGGAAATCTCCGGCAAGGTGCTTCAGACGGCGGACCCGAAAACCGGTCAGCCGATGGTCGATGTGATCGTTGATACAGCGGGCCAAAAGGGCACCGGGCGTTGGACCGCGATTGAGGCGATCACTCTGGGCCAATCGCCCTCCACCATTGAGGCCGCTGTGGCCGCGCGGTCGTGGTCGTCGGAGAAAGCCACGCGGGAGGCGGGGCAGGCGTTGTTTGGTTCAGATGTGGTTGAAACCATGCCGATGCCCTCCGATGCCGAGCTTGAAAAAGCGCTTTTGGCGGCCAAACTCATTGCCTATGATCAAGGCTTCAAAATCCTGATTGCCGCCTCCGCGACCTATGACTGGGGGATTGATCTTGCCGCCTCCGCCGAAGTGTGGCGCGAAGGCTGTATCATCCGCTCGGCCTTGCTTGATGACATGGCGCAAGCGATCCGCGAGGGCCTACCCCATGATCAACTGATCTTTGCCCCGACCTTTGCGGATATGATCCGCGAGGGCGCACCTGCGCTGCGGCGTGTGGTGGCCTATGCCGCGCTCAAAGGTCTGCCAATCCCGGCCTTTGCCAATGCGCTGGCTTATTTCGACACCATGCGTCAGGGCCGCGGCACCACCGATTTGGTCCAAGCTCAACGCGATTTCTTTGGTGCCCACGGGTTTGAGCGGACCGATGGCGGTACGGGGCAACACGGGCCATGGGCCGGCACCGTGTCCCACAGTTGA
- a CDS encoding TrkH family potassium uptake protein has protein sequence MSFVVFINGLVMVFFAALMGVVALLFPDTSSLFEESALLFGFLGGALALASSPDATGLRPLHTFLMTSSVWMVAALCGAGPLYLFDLSFVDAFFEAMSGITTTGSTVMSGLDDTPRGIILWRAMLQAVGGVGFIVTGIALLPILKVGGMQLFRSESSEKGGKELRNATMFASATLQIYFALIFICGLLYLIGGMSPFDAVTHALTTLSTGGYSGYDASFGHFDSAFLQWVCTAFMLAGALPFSWYIRGMRRGVWQSEQVSAMLVTLALTISALSLWLMIVRGEHLFDALRLVAFNVVSVVTTTGYATTDYTLWGPFAVAAFFVLTAVGGATGSTAGGAKAMRWLVAGRALIAQIRKSYAPHRVTFVKYEGRPVAPDALSGVIAFFVLYAATFGVLASLLSFFGQDMSTAISGSLTALANVGPGVGDIIGPAGNFATLNTPSKLVLTFGMYLGRLEMATVYALFAPLFWRELVSSR, from the coding sequence ATGAGTTTCGTCGTCTTCATCAACGGTCTGGTGATGGTGTTTTTCGCCGCTCTCATGGGCGTCGTGGCGCTGCTCTTTCCTGACACCTCAAGCCTGTTTGAAGAATCCGCGCTGTTGTTTGGCTTTCTCGGCGGGGCGCTGGCTTTGGCGTCGTCGCCCGACGCCACCGGCTTGCGCCCCCTGCACACGTTTTTGATGACCTCGTCGGTTTGGATGGTGGCCGCGCTATGTGGTGCGGGGCCGCTTTACCTGTTTGATCTGTCCTTTGTGGATGCGTTTTTCGAGGCGATGTCGGGCATCACCACCACCGGCTCCACCGTCATGTCGGGTCTCGATGACACGCCGCGCGGCATCATTTTGTGGCGCGCGATGCTTCAGGCTGTCGGCGGTGTCGGCTTTATCGTCACCGGCATCGCGCTTTTGCCGATCTTGAAAGTCGGCGGGATGCAGTTGTTTCGCTCTGAAAGTTCGGAAAAAGGCGGCAAAGAGCTGCGCAATGCCACGATGTTTGCCTCTGCGACGCTGCAAATCTATTTCGCTTTGATCTTCATCTGCGGTTTGCTCTATCTGATCGGAGGCATGTCGCCTTTTGATGCGGTGACCCATGCGTTGACCACGCTCTCAACGGGGGGATATTCCGGCTATGACGCGTCTTTTGGTCATTTCGACAGCGCGTTTTTACAATGGGTCTGCACCGCATTCATGCTTGCGGGGGCTTTGCCGTTTTCGTGGTATATCAGAGGGATGCGGCGTGGCGTTTGGCAGTCCGAACAGGTCTCTGCCATGCTGGTCACCCTCGCGTTGACCATTTCCGCCCTGTCGCTTTGGCTGATGATCGTGCGCGGCGAGCATCTGTTTGATGCCCTGCGTTTGGTGGCGTTCAACGTTGTCTCAGTCGTCACCACCACGGGCTATGCCACCACCGATTACACGCTTTGGGGACCCTTTGCGGTGGCCGCCTTTTTCGTTTTGACCGCTGTGGGCGGGGCCACCGGGTCCACCGCAGGCGGGGCCAAGGCGATGCGTTGGTTGGTGGCGGGGCGGGCGTTGATTGCGCAAATCCGCAAAAGCTACGCGCCGCACCGGGTCACCTTTGTCAAATACGAAGGCCGCCCTGTTGCCCCCGATGCGCTTTCGGGTGTCATCGCATTTTTTGTGCTCTATGCCGCCACATTTGGCGTTTTGGCCAGCCTGCTCAGTTTCTTCGGCCAAGACATGTCCACCGCCATTTCCGGCTCACTGACCGCTTTGGCCAATGTCGGGCCGGGGGTGGGGGACATCATTGGACCTGCGGGCAATTTCGCCACGCTTAACACGCCATCAAAACTGGTTTTGACCTTTGGCATGTATTTGGGGCGGCTCGAAATGGCCACGGTCTACGCCCTGTTCGCGCCGCTGTTTTGGCGCGAACTGGTGTCGTCTCGGTAA
- the nirD gene encoding nitrite reductase small subunit NirD, which yields MNVQTKTWVNIGPLTEIPRQGARCVKNGDMSIAVFRTSHDQVFALEDKCPHKNGPLSQGIVHDGCVTCPLHNWVISLETGAAQGADEGQTATFEIKIEDGNVLLAL from the coding sequence ATGAACGTCCAGACCAAAACTTGGGTCAACATCGGCCCGTTGACCGAGATTCCGCGCCAAGGTGCACGCTGTGTCAAAAACGGCGACATGAGCATCGCGGTATTTCGCACCTCTCACGATCAGGTCTTTGCCCTCGAAGACAAATGCCCGCACAAAAATGGCCCGCTGAGCCAAGGAATCGTGCATGACGGCTGTGTCACCTGCCCTTTGCACAATTGGGTGATCTCGCTTGAGACCGGCGCGGCACAAGGTGCAGATGAGGGTCAGACCGCCACTTTCGAGATCAAAATCGAAGACGGCAACGTGCTTTTGGCGCTGTGA
- the nirB gene encoding nitrite reductase large subunit NirB, which yields MSKKHLVIVGNGMAPGRMLEHLFEVTDAYDVTIFNAEPRVNYDRIMLSPVLSGEKTYADIIIHGEGWYEEHGITLHQGEKITEIHRNERKVVSETGREVAYDKLVIATGSNPFIIPLPGHDLTGVLAYRDLDDTGAMIEASDKGGRAVVIGGGLLGLEAAAGLKQRGMEVTVIHLMPTLMERQLDTAAGYLLQKELEGRGIEVLCEANTKQILGKDRVEGVELADGRVIDASLVVMAVGIRPNVQLAQEAGLEVNRGIVTDATMKTSDPNIYSVGECVEVGGLVYGLVAPLYRMAKVAADHLAGASEMAFAHAETPTKLKVTGCDLYSVGDFAEGDGREDIVLRDAMRGTYKRVILKDNKIIGAVLYGDVADGGWYNELLKSGEDISEMRETLIFGQAYQGGAGADPLAAVANLSDDAEICGCNGITKGTIVAAIQAKGLTSLADVRAHTKASASCGTCTGLVENVMALTLGDAFQLPASEGMCPCTTHSHGHVRRLIKAKGLKSIPAIMQALEWTTPEGCAKCRPALNYYLVADWPGEYVDDQQSRFINERVHANIQKDGTYSVVPRMFGGITTPDELRAIADVADKYEIPTVKVTGGQRIDLLGVKKEDLIPVWADLNAAGMISGAAYAKGLRTVKTCVGSDWCRFGTQDSTGLGIKLEQYLWGAWSPAKLKLAVSGCPRNCAESTCKDIGIVCVDSGYEVLYGGAAGLHIQGTTKLGTVPTEEDVIEVVGALTQYYRETGFYLERIYKWADRLGYDHIREVILDDLDQRKAYNARFAYAQSFAQVDPWAEFVSGKDAHEFNPINISKLEAAE from the coding sequence CATCTGTTTGAGGTGACAGACGCCTATGACGTGACGATTTTCAACGCCGAACCGCGCGTGAACTATGACCGGATCATGCTGTCGCCGGTTCTGTCGGGCGAAAAAACCTATGCCGATATCATCATCCATGGCGAAGGCTGGTATGAGGAACACGGGATCACGCTGCATCAGGGCGAAAAGATCACCGAAATTCACCGCAACGAGCGCAAAGTCGTCTCTGAGACCGGGCGCGAAGTGGCCTATGACAAGCTGGTGATCGCCACCGGGTCGAACCCGTTTATCATCCCTTTGCCGGGGCATGATTTGACCGGCGTTTTGGCCTACCGCGATCTGGACGACACCGGCGCGATGATCGAAGCCTCCGACAAAGGCGGGCGCGCGGTTGTGATTGGCGGCGGGCTTTTGGGGCTGGAAGCGGCGGCGGGTTTGAAACAGCGCGGCATGGAGGTGACGGTCATTCACCTGATGCCCACGTTGATGGAACGCCAACTCGACACAGCAGCGGGCTATCTGTTGCAAAAGGAATTGGAAGGTCGCGGGATCGAAGTCCTGTGCGAGGCCAACACCAAACAGATTTTGGGCAAAGACCGGGTTGAGGGTGTGGAACTGGCCGATGGGCGGGTGATTGACGCCTCGCTTGTGGTCATGGCCGTGGGCATCCGTCCGAATGTGCAACTGGCGCAAGAGGCCGGGCTTGAGGTCAATCGGGGCATTGTGACAGACGCAACGATGAAAACCTCCGATCCGAACATCTATTCGGTCGGGGAATGTGTTGAGGTCGGCGGCTTGGTCTATGGTCTTGTCGCACCGCTTTACCGTATGGCGAAAGTGGCGGCGGATCATTTGGCGGGCGCGTCAGAGATGGCCTTTGCCCATGCTGAAACCCCCACAAAGCTGAAAGTCACCGGCTGTGATCTCTACTCCGTGGGCGATTTTGCCGAAGGTGACGGGCGCGAGGACATTGTCCTGCGCGATGCGATGCGCGGGACGTATAAACGCGTGATCCTCAAGGACAATAAGATCATCGGCGCGGTGCTTTATGGCGATGTGGCCGATGGTGGCTGGTACAACGAGCTGTTGAAATCCGGCGAAGACATCTCTGAGATGCGCGAGACATTGATCTTTGGTCAGGCCTATCAGGGCGGCGCGGGGGCTGACCCTTTGGCCGCAGTGGCGAACCTGTCGGATGATGCGGAGATTTGCGGCTGTAATGGCATCACCAAAGGCACGATTGTGGCCGCGATCCAAGCCAAAGGCCTAACCTCGCTTGCCGATGTGCGCGCCCACACCAAAGCCTCGGCCTCTTGCGGCACTTGCACCGGGCTGGTCGAAAATGTCATGGCGCTCACCTTGGGCGATGCGTTTCAATTGCCCGCCTCCGAAGGCATGTGCCCTTGCACCACCCACAGCCACGGCCATGTCCGCCGCTTGATCAAAGCCAAGGGATTGAAATCCATCCCGGCCATCATGCAAGCGCTGGAATGGACCACACCAGAAGGCTGTGCCAAATGCCGCCCGGCGTTGAATTATTACCTCGTGGCGGATTGGCCGGGCGAGTATGTCGACGATCAACAATCGCGCTTCATCAACGAACGCGTCCACGCCAATATCCAAAAAGACGGCACCTATTCTGTCGTGCCCCGGATGTTTGGCGGCATCACCACACCGGACGAGCTACGCGCCATTGCCGATGTGGCCGACAAATATGAAATCCCAACCGTCAAAGTCACCGGCGGACAGCGGATCGACCTTTTGGGCGTCAAAAAAGAGGATTTGATCCCTGTGTGGGCCGATCTCAATGCCGCGGGCATGATTTCCGGGGCGGCCTATGCCAAGGGCCTGCGCACGGTGAAAACCTGTGTCGGTTCTGATTGGTGTCGCTTTGGCACCCAAGATTCGACGGGTTTGGGCATCAAACTTGAGCAATATCTCTGGGGCGCCTGGTCTCCGGCGAAACTCAAACTCGCCGTGTCAGGTTGCCCGCGCAACTGTGCGGAAAGCACCTGTAAGGATATCGGCATTGTCTGTGTCGATAGCGGCTATGAGGTGCTCTATGGCGGGGCCGCCGGGCTTCATATCCAAGGCACAACCAAACTCGGCACCGTTCCGACCGAAGAAGACGTGATCGAAGTGGTCGGCGCACTGACGCAATATTACCGCGAGACCGGGTTCTATTTGGAACGGATTTACAAATGGGCCGATCGGCTTGGATATGATCATATCCGCGAGGTGATTTTGGACGATCTGGACCAGCGCAAAGCCTATAATGCGCGCTTTGCCTATGCTCAGAGCTTTGCGCAAGTGGACCCATGGGCCGAGTTTGTCAGTGGCAAAGACGCGCATGAATTTAACCCGATCAACATCAGCAAACTGGAGGCGGCGGAATGA